One Thiocapsa bogorovii DNA segment encodes these proteins:
- a CDS encoding ribonuclease H-like domain-containing protein — protein MTLKDRLQRLRGAGPSPDGQGSALSSPTDSPSLAERIRRVSVGQARAEGASEPRADRLAEAVGAVEIAPGVLCLERRIPARQRHGQVSIGPVDGAMWEGAIDPGWVSPASRLEPELERGRSVPAAPAPVCLDTETSGLAGGTGTWAFMTGLLRAQADGWTLRQYLLTRLDAEPAYLEAIAAELSGAGLLVSYNGLSFDIPLLTTRFRLCGQTDPLPTLPHLDLLKPVRRAYGRVWPDCRLASVEQRLLGFKRKDDLPGSEAPAAWLAWLRAGETTPLAGVLRHNRWDLLSLATLIPRLGEVFDDPGAFDADIRAVAAYHHAQGRSDRAFDLLRSGCRHLDSAGLMDLARLHRRRGDWEQALAIWEQLAAEGDADACTALAKYHEHRTRDLDRALALAAALPSGPLKDRRCARLSEKIRARDESTQGWFS, from the coding sequence ATGACACTCAAAGACCGCCTTCAACGCTTGCGCGGAGCGGGTCCTAGCCCGGACGGACAGGGCAGCGCCCTGTCGTCGCCGACCGACAGCCCCTCGCTGGCCGAGCGGATTCGTCGGGTCTCCGTCGGGCAGGCTCGGGCCGAGGGCGCGAGCGAGCCACGAGCCGACCGGTTGGCCGAGGCGGTCGGCGCGGTCGAGATCGCGCCCGGCGTGCTCTGTTTGGAGCGGCGGATCCCCGCGAGGCAGCGGCACGGTCAGGTCTCGATCGGACCGGTTGATGGTGCCATGTGGGAGGGAGCGATCGATCCCGGCTGGGTGAGTCCGGCGTCGCGCCTCGAGCCCGAGCTCGAACGAGGGCGGTCGGTCCCGGCAGCACCCGCCCCGGTCTGTCTGGACACCGAGACCAGCGGCCTGGCCGGGGGCACAGGAACCTGGGCCTTTATGACCGGTCTGCTGCGCGCCCAAGCCGACGGCTGGACCCTGCGCCAGTACCTCCTGACCCGCCTCGATGCCGAGCCGGCTTATCTTGAAGCGATCGCCGCCGAACTGAGCGGCGCCGGGCTTCTCGTCAGCTACAATGGCCTGTCCTTCGACATCCCGCTGCTCACCACGCGTTTTCGCCTCTGCGGCCAAACCGATCCGCTTCCGACGCTGCCGCATCTGGATCTCTTGAAGCCGGTGCGACGAGCCTACGGTCGGGTCTGGCCCGATTGCCGACTCGCGAGCGTGGAGCAGCGCCTCTTGGGGTTCAAGCGCAAGGACGACCTGCCCGGCTCCGAGGCCCCGGCGGCCTGGCTCGCCTGGTTGCGCGCGGGCGAGACGACCCCTTTGGCCGGCGTGCTGCGTCACAACCGCTGGGACCTGCTCTCGCTGGCGACCTTGATCCCGCGTCTGGGCGAGGTGTTCGACGATCCGGGTGCGTTCGATGCCGACATCCGTGCCGTGGCCGCCTACCATCATGCGCAGGGTCGATCCGATCGCGCTTTCGATCTACTCCGGTCCGGGTGCCGCCACCTGGATTCGGCCGGTTTGATGGATTTGGCGCGCCTGCATCGTCGACGCGGCGACTGGGAGCAGGCCCTTGCAATTTGGGAGCAACTGGCGGCTGAAGGCGATGCCGATGCGTGCACGGCACTGGCGAAGTATCACGAGCACCGCACGCGCGATCTTGACCGTGCCTTAGCGCTCGCCGCCGCGCTGCCGTCCGGTCCGCTGAAGGATCGGCGCTGCGCGCGACTGTCCGAGAAGATTCGCGCACGGGACGAATCAACCCAAGGGTGGTTCAGCTGA